The following coding sequences lie in one Helicoverpa armigera isolate CAAS_96S chromosome 8, ASM3070526v1, whole genome shotgun sequence genomic window:
- the LOC110383671 gene encoding mutS protein homolog 4-like translates to MIIDVGTATQLELVQPLVPSAGPTCCLLGVLGPTYTVGGIRALRASILQPSCNKEFIEARLDAIQDLIENDSGLMVDLQDVIKKLSDIDKILLLCMESTNQNMDKVGEAQLNQTLLLKVTMDVIPKLSEALNGAVSGRLRKIKMDFENPHYNKITESIKRIIQDDAHLEKGAMGSLQRCFAVKPDINGLLDVARRTYSELIEDIQKIVEQLSETYDLPLRLNQNVMKGFHIVLPLAPKNRRCFNIDDLPPIFIQVHYSGASVSMSTEELVVLNQQAKESLNEIQKMSNIVISTLLKELRPFMASLYTLCENVAELDVLLALAQASSIGSYIRPDFNSFTEIRNSVHPLLDYNSQVLPVPNDIYATPEHNFTIITGPNMGGKSIYIKQVAIMQVMAQIGCFLPATNAILRLSDRIFSRIGFNDSVELNASTYVFEIKETQHILKGITPTSLVIIDELCRGTCVEEGTGVAWAICEELIMSNAFTFFTTHFMYLTRLQELYFNVVNRHTAVTEEEVGTPENPQKRLVYQHKIEPGVTNIEHYGLSLAAKTNLPEDTVKLAMELAELISKSTNVQEIRTPQRNDDEVLYNVNANIQQECRKNGNSEDNTKKVLLKFKEEHPQIYERLNILRNNNRTNISSNSSIVPNSKEETSKEFTKDSFANNNVETARTPTNELLEVQVEIENPNYTSVQSSEQLLNSVINNDESVEEEVQNIMSDVEMMDDIDDFPCVEINNTSKNQNTVHNNEPTQNNMNGMQSNENNETSYNSENDMNDEENSKIETSSIDSDIAEALTQIVEEYSSVNVTNSQRSSDIMSVDEELMSETINEINEELSNGINGVENIVLTPPLSFRDF, encoded by the exons ATGATTATAG ATGTTGGAACTGCAACCCAACTGGAACTAGTCCAGCCTTTAGTTCCATCCGCTGGACCCACTTGCTGCCTTCTAGGTGTACTAGGTCCCACTTATACCGTAGGAGGTATAAGAGCATTACGAGCTTCTATTCTACAGCCTTCATGTAATAAAGAGTTCATTGAAGCAAGGCTGGATGCTATACAAGATCTGATCGAAAATGATTCGGGACTTATGGTTGATTTGCAG GACGTGATAAAGAAATTATCAgacatagataaaatattactacTATGCATGGAGTCAACAAACCAGAATATGGACAAGGTTGGTGAGGCCCAATTGAACCAGACACTCCTGCTGAAGGTCACGATGGATGTCATACCAAAGTTATCAGAAGCGTTGAACGGAGCCGTCAGTGGCAGATTGAGGAAAATCAAAATG GATTTTGAAAATCCgcactacaataaaataacagagAGCATCAAAAGAATAATCCAAGACGATGCTCACTTAGAAAAAGGAGCCATGGGCAGTCTACAGAGATGTTTCGCAGTCAAACCAGATATCAACGGCCTGCTAGATGTAGCCAGAAGAACTTATTCAGAACTCATAGAAGACATACAGAAGATTGTAGAGCAACTTAGTGAAACCTATGATCTACCTTTGAGGTTAAATCAAAATGTTATGAAAGGCTTCCATATAGTTCTGCCTTTGGCTCCGAAGAATAGAAGGTGCTTTAATATAGATGACTTGCCGCCCATATTTATACAG GTTCATTACAGCGGAGCCAGTGTATCAATGTCTACAGAAGAATTAGTTGTATTAAACCAACAAGCAAAAGAATCCTTGAACGAAATACAGAAAATGAGTAACAT AGTAATTTCTACGTTACTGAAAGAACTGCGTCCTTTCATGGCAAGTCTCTATACACTTTGTGAAAATGTTGCGGAGTTGGATGTTCTATTGGCTTTGGCTCAA gCAAGTTCGATTGGTTCGTACATAAGGCCAGATTTCAACAGCTTTACAGAAATAAGGAATAGTGTTCATCCTCTATTAGATTACAACAGTCAAGTCCTTCCGGTTCCGAATGATATT TATGCAACGCctgaacataattttacaataatcaCTGGACCAAATATGGGTGGCAAAAGCATTTACATAAAGCAAGTTGCTATTATGCAAGTTATGGCGCAG ATAGGTTGCTTTCTACCAGCAACGAATGCTATCCTTAGACTTAGCGACAGAATATTTTCAAGGATCGGTTTCAATGACAGTGTAGAGTTGAATGCTTCTACTTATGTTTTCGAG ATTAAAGAAACTCAGCATATTCTGAAAGGAATAACGCCAACGAGCTTAGTGATAATAGACGAACTTTGCAG GGGGACTTGTGTGGAGGAGGGTACAGGTGTTGCTTGGGCCATTTGCGAAGAACTTATTATGAGTAACGCTTTTACTTTCTTCACTACCCACTTCATGTACCTTACGAGACTGCAGGAGCTATACTTCAACGTCGTCAA TCGACATACAGCTGTTACAGAAGAAGAAGTGGGCACTCCTGAAAATCCACAAAAAAGATTAGTATACCAACATAAAATAGAACCAGGTGTAACTAACATTGAGCATTATGGTCTGTCCTTAGCTGCTAAGACTAATCTGCCCGAAGACACGGTGAAGTTAGCTATGGAGCTTGCTGAACTAATATCGAAAAGCACAaac GTACAAGAAATTAGGACTCCACAAAGAAACGACGATGAAGTTCTATACAACGTAAATGCAAACATTCAACAAGAATGCAGGAAAAACGGTAATTCAGAAGACAATACCAAGAAAGTACTTCTAAAGTTCAAAGAAGAGCACCCACAAATATACGAAAGATTaaatattcttagaaataataatagaacTAATATAAGTTCCAACAGTTCTATTGTTCCCAATTCTAAGGAAGAAACTTCAAAAGAATTCACAAAGGATTCTTTTGCGAACAACAATGTTGAGACCGCTAGAACTCCAACGAATGAGCTATTGGAAGTACAAGTCGAAATTGAAAACCCAAATTACACTTCTGTACAATCATCAGAACAGTTACTAAACAGTGTGATAAATAACGACGAATCCGTTGAGGAAGAGGTTCAGAATATAATGTCAGATGTTGAAATGATGGACGATATAGATGATTTTCCATGTGTCGAAATAAATAACACTAGTAAAAATCAAAATACTGTACACAATAATGAACCTAcgcaaaataatatgaatggcATGCAATCAAATGAAAATAACGAGACTAGTTACAATAGTGAAAATGATATGAATGATGAAGAAAACAGCAAAATAGAAACGTCTTCAATTGACTCCGACATAGCAGAAGCGTTAACTCAAATTGTTGAAGAATATTCTTCAGTTAACGTTACGAATTCCCAACGAAGTAGTGACATAATGTCGGTAGACGAAGAGCTAATGAGTGAAACGatcaatgaaataaatgaagaatTGTCGAATGGGATCAATGGTGTCGAAAACATTGTGTTAACGCCTCCACTAAGTTTTCGGGACttttag
- the LOC135117187 gene encoding mutS protein homolog 4-like: MPTMGPPPGPPRSFKRRIINSTSSRPDSSSSGRPGPRVLASDSAVADTSHDMCTPKNRPTALRYISSSSRGGYSGTRSARSTSVSAMNPSVILAISEGRGMARGEIGIAAIDLRHPHLVLCQFSDTLLYTHTLTKINFFNPVEASNCSRSYF, encoded by the exons ATGCCTACAATGGGACCGCCTCCGGGACCACCAAGAAGTTTCAAACGCAG GATAATAAACTCTACCTCATCACGACCGGACTCGTCTTCGAGCGGCCGGCCTGGTCCAAGAGTGCTGGCCAGCGATTCAGCAGTGGCAGATACGTCACATGATATGTGCACCCCGAAGAATAGGCCAACTGCGCTTAGATATATCAGTAGTAGTAGCAGGG GTGGATACAGTGGAACCCGCTCAGCTAGATCTACAAGTGTATCAGCAATGAACCCGAGTGTGATATTAG CCATTTCTGAAGGAAGAGGCATGGCCCGCGGAGAAATCGGTATAGCAGCAATAGACCTTAGACATCCTCATCTAGTGCTTTGTCAATTCAGTGATactttactatacactcacacGTTAACGAAAATCAACTTCTTCAATCCCGTCGAGGCAAGTAATTGTAGTCGATCATATTTTTGA